The DNA region CCAGGTTCGTCACGATGGTCGGCAGATACCACGTCAGCGCGTAGCCGCCAATGTTGATGAGCGTCTGCGAGAGCATGAAGGACCAGATGAGCGGCGTCCGGAGCACGGCCCAGATCTCCCGGCCGGCGAAGTCCGGGTCGCTCGTCAGCGGCGCGTTCTCGGGGAGCCTGGCCTCGACGAactcccgctcccgctccgTCAGGAAGCGGGCGCTGCGCGGGGACTTTGGGTAGTCCGGCAGGAACCAGAAGACGACGCCCGAGAAGACGACCGTCGCGAGCCCCTCGAGCAGGTACACCCACCGCCAGGCGCTGAGGCCGCGGGCGCCATTGAGGTAGCTGATGGCGTAGCAGAGCAGGgagccgacgatgccggcgatgtTGGACATGGCGAAGAACCAGGTGACGGGCTTGCCGATCTCGTCGGTGCGGTACCAGCTCGACAGCTGGGCCATGACGCCGGGGAACATGCCGGCCTCGAACATGCTGGCGAAGTGGACGGTTagttttcttcttcttcttcttctccttttcttttcttttttccttcttcttctttttcttaACGACAACTCAAGGATATATTCAGACACAAGGAGACAATACAAACACTCACCCAAGCAGAAAACGCATGGCGTAGAGTTGATGTCGGTTCTGCGCTGCGGCCTGGCAGGCGGTGATGATGCCCCAGGTGAGGAAGATGCGAGACTGCCACAGATGCGGACTCAtcttcttcagcagcagGTTGCTGGGCGCCTCAAAGATGATGTAGGCGATCTGTTTCTCGGTCAGCGATTCGAAAACTCGCTGGATACAATTGAACTCCTCCCAAACCACTCACACCGTATATGGACCCAACCCAGTTGTACTGGTCAGACGTCATGTCGAGCTCTTTCATGATGTTGCGCGGCTCGCCGACCTGCAGAACCCTGACGTTGGACGCATTCGTCTGATCGATCTTGAAGACTGTGTTAGTTTGCATTATCCCTTCAGGATTTGACTACTTTGCCCTAGGGTTTCTTAGGTTCTCACCTGCTTGATCATGAACATGACCCCGATGAGGACCAAAAACGCCTTGTCCACCTTGTTGATGACAGAcctctcctcctctgccGAGAACGTCGAAAGGAACGCCGCCCTGGCTTCCGGGTCGTCTCGCAGGTTGTCCACGTTGGCCCTCGCGACGGCCGCGTTGGCCTGCAGCTTCCGGCTCGTGGCCGCTGCATCGTGGTCGACTCGGACCTCGTCTGGCTGGTTTGAGGCACTCATGACGGCTTGGGTCTCTGGTTTGTGTCCATCATCTAGCCGTGGTCATCGCGGTTTTCCCCAAGACAGCCCTTTCTTATGCTTTGGCTAATCGTTGACTCCCTTGGCGGAAGCCGACGCCGGGACCggtcggcgacgtcgtcatTCCCAACTCCAAACCGGACCCTTATCAGCGGGGGTTTCCAGGGCGTATGCATGATGTGCTTGAATTCGAGATGGCGATGCACCATTCGCATCCGACTGGTTGGCGGGAATCGCTCCCGCGGGCATGATCCGACGGGGTATCATTCGCGGAGGCGCGCCGAGGGGATATGGCGAAATCGCGGTCCACCATTCCACCATCCGCTCGACGGCGCTCTATCACGACTGCGACTCCTCGACCGGGCAGAGTCCGCGCTGCCTTGCGTACAGTGAATCCAGCTCGTTGGCATCGAAATTTGGGACTCGAGAGCGGCCAGCTGTCGTTTTCCGGCTCCGATACAGGACGTTCGCTGTGTCTCTGCCAATAGCAAGACCTCCTTTTCCCCAAGTTATTCGGAGAATAAGCCGTGTGGTTTCTGCACGCAACAAGCTGGTAGTATGACGCCAAACCATGGATGCCGACGTGCATTATAAGAAGAGGGTATATACCGTAGTGTCTCAACAAGGGTTTCCTCTGGCGATAGATATCTATCCCCTGATCATCTTTAGAAACTTAGACCAAACTCGCTTCAGAAGCTGGGCATGCAAGATCTGCCATCTCACTAGTACCGCTTTCCATCATGTCCGACGAGAATCAAAACGGCGCCACGGGCGCCAAGCCAAAGAAGCAAATACTCCTCAACGCCTTTGACATGTTCACCGTGGGACACTTGTCCTTCGGCCAATGGCGGAACCCCAAGGACAGGGCCAAGGACAAGCGCCGGGATCTCACGTACTGGACCGACCTCGCCAAGCTGCTCGACAAGGGAGGGTTTGTAGGCCTGTTCCTGGCCGACACGTACGGGCCGTACGATACGTGAGTCTCTCTGTAGTCTCTCCATCGACTATTGAGTCGCATTATGACCACGGAAAAGCCGGCTAAGCCTGTTGTTCCGAACTTCCAGATACAAAGGCAGCGCGGAGCCGTCAGTACGGACGGGCGCTCAATGGCCGATGGCTGATCCCGTCATCGTAAGCTAGCCCCGAATCCAAAATGGAGTCGTAGATAGATGGCGTTTACTAAAGAACATCTCAgcccgtctcggcgatggcTGCTGTGACCAAGAATCTGGGCTTTGCCATCACGACGTCGACTTCGTACGAACAGGCCTACGTCGTGGCCAAGCGGTTCAGCACTCTCGACCACCTGACGAAGGGTCGCTTCGGGTGGAATATCGTGACGAGCTGGAAGGAATCAGCGTCCAAAGCAGTGAGTGTGCTTTTTGAACCCAAGGATTCTGGCTGTTCTAATACATCTGCCAACCGCAAGGTCGGTTTGCCGCTGGTAGAACACGACACACGCTACGAGAATGCGGACGAGTATCTTCGGGTTTTGTATAAGTACGCCTGCATCACACTCGGTTTTCACAAAGGGAAGTACAGTGACTGACAAACACACAGGCTATGGGAAGGGTCCTGGTCAGATACGGCACTGGTGgaagacgccgagaaggGGATTTACTCCGACTACTCCCAGATCCGCCCGATCCATCACCACGGCAAATTCCACGTCGATGCTCCCTTCCTGACGGATCCGTCTCCCCAACGCACCCCGGTCTTGTTTCAAGCCGGGACATCTCCGTGAGTCGAGTCTATTTTTGCCCAACTTCGAGTAGCTCGACAGCTCACCGGTGATTTCCCAAGGGCCGGTATCAAATTCGGCTCAACCCACGCCGAAGGCATCTTCGTAGCCGGCCTCTCCCCCCACGTCGTCGCGCCCAGGGTGAAGGCCATCcgcgagggcgccgtcgccgccgggcggGACCCGTACTCGGTCAAGGTCTTCGCCATGATCACGCCCATCATCGGccgggacgaggacgacgcgcGGCGCAAGTACGACGAGGCCCTGCGCCACgtgctcgtcgagggcgggcTCGCGCAGTTCTCGGCCACGACGGGCATCGACGTCTCCcgcttcgacctcgaccacGAGCTCACGGAGCaggacgtcgccggcaaCCTGCAGCGCATCCACTCGTCGCTGTACAACCTGCGCTaccgcggcgacgacgtgccGAGGCTGACGCCGCGCAACCTCGGCACCGTCgcggccatcggcggcaacggcgcgATGCCGGTCGGCACGGCggcccaggtcgccgacgtGTTCCAGGAGTGgatcgacgtcgccgacgtggaCGGCTTCAACATCGGCTA from Colletotrichum higginsianum IMI 349063 chromosome 4, whole genome shotgun sequence includes:
- a CDS encoding High-affinity nicotinic acid transporter; this translates as MSASNQPDEVRVDHDAAATSRKLQANAAVARANVDNLRDDPEARAAFLSTFSAEEERSVINKVDKAFLVLIGVMFMIKQIDQTNASNVRVLQVGEPRNIMKELDMTSDQYNWVGSIYGIAYIIFEAPSNLLLKKMSPHLWQSRIFLTWGIITACQAAAQNRHQLYAMRFLLGMFEAGMFPGVMAQLSSWYRTDEIGKPVTWFFAMSNIAGIVGSLLCYAISYLNGARGLSAWRWVYLLEGLATVVFSGVVFWFLPDYPKSPRSARFLTEREREFVEARLPENAPLTSDPDFAGREIWAVLRTPLIWSFMLSQTLINIGGYALTWYLPTIVTNLGFVGLPRNQLLNMPPAFAAIVGLIFSAWFMSRAYIVRPAYIMILMSGMVVCFVLFFTITNRYGIYISCILGTLFYQSYFIPFWAWRSATLSGSTGTAFTLGLQSGIAQLGGVIGPQLFQSRFAHNGYKTSFAIAAATTIASFLANLWTWWLTRNTEYDVMRVRRKILKARRLGEVNFDDDIRVFEERRFYDGFKRQGRGGDSEESSQG
- a CDS encoding Xenobiotic compound family, with amino-acid sequence MSDENQNGATGAKPKKQILLNAFDMFTVGHLSFGQWRNPKDRAKDKRRDLTYWTDLAKLLDKGGFVGLFLADTYGPYDTYKGSAEPSVRTGAQWPMADPVIPVSAMAAVTKNLGFAITTSTSYEQAYVVAKRFSTLDHLTKGRFGWNIVTSWKESASKAVSVLFEPKDSGCSNTSANRKVGLPLVEHDTRYENADEYLRVLYKLWEGSWSDTALVEDAEKGIYSDYSQIRPIHHHGKFHVDAPFLTDPSPQRTPVLFQAGTSPAGIKFGSTHAEGIFVAGLSPHVVAPRVKAIREGAVAAGRDPYSVKVFAMITPIIGRDEDDARRKYDEALRHVLVEGGLAQFSATTGIDVSRFDLDHELTEQDVAGNLQRIHSSLYNLRYRGDDVPRLTPRNLGTVAAIGGNGAMPVGTAAQVADVFQEWIDVADVDGFNIGYVITPGSFEDAVEYLVPELRSRGLLPELVPEGGPAPTFREQIYGTGQKGLRSDHPGYKYKYDTYEQAVAEEEAAKAVATEQKA